A segment of the Branchiostoma floridae strain S238N-H82 chromosome 10, Bfl_VNyyK, whole genome shotgun sequence genome:
AGTAGGCAGCTAGATTTGTACATTTAACTACAGTCACATAATCGTGACATACCATGTGAGCATGCCTAACAAACCCTTCAGAATGTGACGTTACGTGCAGACACACTCACGTTGTTCTGAGGATGAGCGATCCCAGGCGGGGCGGTGTCCGGGGTGAGGTGGGTGAGGATGACGCGGGGAGAGGCACATTCCTGCAGCATCACGTGATGAGGGCGTGGCTCGTGAGGATATGTGAACTCCAGCTTCCCCACCATGTCATCAGAAGAGGCGTCGGTCCGGCCGCCGGCTGACAGGATCTTAGTGATGATTTCTAGCATCCAGTTGGTTCCTGTAGGTTATACATTAAAAACCTGGAATCACCCTGCTCTAGTTCCAGTCCGATCCTATCTTTGGCAATTTAAAGTGATCTACGGAGCGAACCGGAGATAGAAGGCTCAAGATTGATACGTTCAGgacatgtacgtgtgtgtgtgtgtgtgtgttcgtgtgtgtgtgttgtgcgttcttgtgtgtgtgtgtgtgtgtgtgcgtgcgtgcgtgtgtgtgtgtgtctgtatgtgtgtatgcgaGTATATTGGCATACATATCGTCAGTGCTGATATCTTTAATTTGCCTGTGCACGTGAGATTACAACGGTTGAAAGTAGCTACACGTGTGAAAGtattttgtatacaatgtattactcaCTACACTGTCGCACACACCTGTTTTCGGAAAAGTCACTATGGCTATGTCGTCATCCCGGATGTCAAAGGTCGCCATGGCTTCCAGATTGGCCTCGGTAACAAAAGGTGGATATCTGATGCCCTCGGTGACGACATGAGTGAAGTTATCGTCGTCCATGAAACTTGCAGTTGCCTCCGCCATCTGATATTCAAATTTAATCGTTGAGTTAGTTATGGAATGGCCAAGTATTTGCCTCGCGGTGTTTTCTATTACTAGTAAATGCCAACCAACTTATCACACTGAAACCACGGCATCTTTAAATCTAGATATGTAGGAATCAGCCCAGGGGCGCGCTCGCGTAGCCACCGCCTCAAATTCTAAACTATAAATGCCCCAAACACGGACTAATTCTCAGTTTTCCCCCTCACCATAGACATAGTGGAACGCCGTGCCTGGCACGCGTACAGCTCTCATCGCTGAGTCATTTCGTGCGAGGCACTAGGCCTGCCCGACCTAGCCCGCAATTACAACCTCAAGCCGCCCCTTTGGATGTTtctcttatgtacatgtacatgtaaatgtaggtaCTTACCGTCCTTGATGATACCTGTGCAGTAGATATACACAATAAAGACTTCTGCACACAATAAAGAATTCTGCGCACAATAAACAATTCTAAACCCGCTGCCTCAGTCTGTAGTCGTAGGTGTACTTTGTCGACGTCACCAGTGGACTGTATGTACATATTGATATAAGGTGAAGGATTAGCAGTGCACAAGTTCAAAACTTCTTTATTTGTCGCCAGTCACAGAAGTCGTACGGCGggatttttgaaacaaataaatgactATACGATATGTATCTTAGGGTTATGCACGTTCTATGACTTATGTGACTCTGCCTCTAACGCAGGCGCGTGTATTCGGTGTACCTTGCGCCTATCGTGTTATTTTCAGACTTAGGATCTCATCCAGGTATTATTCCGAGTGGGTATAAAAAGATCCGacccaaaaactgaacggctgcatagacgcgtgtttttagcggtaaGAAATTCCCTTTCAGCCAGCCCAACTGATCTTaaaagttagattggtaaaAGTTTCTTTGTAATATATAAGAAATTAGCCGGTAATGTTTGGCAACCGCGCGTTAGGTCGGAGGCACACAGTCCAAGGTTCTGAGTGGTGCTGCTGTACACCAACACTACAGCAAAAAAGTGCCTCTTACTgggattgactaattgtagTTTATAATTGCTATAAACATGGTATAAAACACGTGCCAAAGCGAGGAATGTCGATGGATatgaatcatgcaaatgactttatttgcataattaaggagACGACGCTATTTTCCATAGTGCTAAATGACGTATATATCATTAATGCGGCTTTTACAGAAAATTTCAAGTTATATCACATCGACTCCAAGTCGTCGTCTTTAGGATTTATACTATGTATATTCAACAATAAATTGTAGACATTCAGACATTACAAGTGAATTCCACACTCTCAAAACGACACGCTACCGTATCTGGATAATTTCATGGCATGTGCTACGCTCAACCCCTGGTATGAGTATCTTGGGCCAGTTGATGCGTTTTGAGTTAAAGATGTGTCTAGCTTCAATACcacaccccagcccgatctcaaaaatatctatcgtgcaggggtctggccggatgacATTGGtcctcttctcaattttgcccctgcacgatagatatttttgaaatCGGGCTGGGGgtgtggtaaccaggctaaggTGTGTCCAGTATGTAACAATAAACGAAATATAAAGAAGACCTAGTATCTAGTCTCTCGTATTGAATTTACCTTTTatggatgaatggataaatTGCTCAACAATTAAGATAGGTGCAATGTGTAGCAACTACATTCTATTTACCAGTTCCATGAAGAATGGGCAATTCATATGCTTCTAACTTTAATAGTTTTATCATTTCACCAACGCATGTATACTCGTGTGAGGTTAGTCTGGTCTGGCCCTCAGAGTGAATTTAACATGTAAAAAATGACCCACGAAGCGAATGCAGGAGTACATGTTAATCGTGTAAGGAAAATGATCTGTGTACAGTCATCAACTAGAATGTAAAATCATTAATCTGAATCTCTGGCGAAGCAAAGTTCATGTCCGAGTCCTTTCTGACCTGCATGACACAAGCTAATGCGACTAGGTTGTTGAATAAGTATCAGGTACACTAAATGATAACCAGAATGACTTGAATGAAGATACATTTATTTAATGATATGGTTGGCAGGTACACAGAATGTACACATGCTTTTGACGTGTAGTCCCTTTACTGTCAGGGAATGTACTAAACTCTTTACTGAGGCTTGGGCTATTCAAAGTTAAACTGCAGTCCAGTTCCCTCCAGCTTTTTCTTGCATTTCGAGTCGAGCAGCCTGCTTTGTTCCTCGGTAAACATCGTCTTCCAGTCTCCAACAATACCTGCAAATTGACACAAATTTAGAAACTTTATACAAATCAAATGATATCCATGCCTAAACTAGACACGTCTTAAGTTTTGGTAGAAATGCTAAAATGACGAGCgttaaagatattgttttgaaaattcGTTCTACTCCATGTCGACTAACATGTGGTGTGATGCGCGCTTGTTACGCTTTTAAAACACCGAAAGTAGTCTAAATCTATAGTTGCTTTTTGAGGTATCTGACatgtagtactgtaacagttaacgTGTGCCATCGTCTCTCCTTCTAGCCTCACTTCAACACGTATCAAAATGTCCGATGAGATGTGAACATAGTACTACCCAGTAAGCAGTGAAAATGGTGTTAAAACTTGAACGTGAAGTTACCTTTGCGGGCCATAAGAGTCCTGTCCTCGTACCGTGAGTTGTCCAGGGTGGACTTCATGTTGGAGAAGGTGCACGCATGCGCGATAGTCTCGATGGAAGCGTCATCCAGTTTGACCTGAAGGAACGCCGCCACTGTCTTTACGGCTTTGGGAAGGTCCTGAGACAAACAGATGGGAATTCAAGATTGAACATGTATATGGGCTTTCAATCTCACAAGGGAAACAACACAAAAAGATAATCCAGAACCATCTACCTGCTTCATGTCTTCGTACTTTAAGAACAAGAAGTGGGGGTCGTCACGTTTCTGCCACCAGCCAAGAACATGGTCGAAGTAGCAGCCAAATGTATCTAAGAATAAAACAAGGTCATGTATATAAAAGTTTTAAGAGttacatacatgttttttttatctatcaGGAATGATTATGAATGATATAATTCATTCAGCTATGTTGAAAATGTGCAGCTTAGATGGACAAGACATAATGGTAAATAATTAGAATAAATTACTTGATAACATTGTATTAAAAGATGTGTtaaaaaagtaagaaatgttTAAGCACAATCTGTTGAATACGCATTGAAGCTAATGTCAACGTGGTCCATTTAGCAACATTGCCCTTGGTAGCTTCTCTCTACTTACACTTGCCGGCCAGGAATAACTGAAAGAACTCGTCCCATGAAGGAGGCGTCTTTCTGGCAAAATGAGACCTGAGCTTCTGTCCGAAGTGGAAGTAAGAAACCGCCGTGTCCTTGGGGTTCCGCATAACGACGATAACTTTAACCTGCGACGGAAGGGTCAGAAAACAAATCATCAAATTCCTCAAAGAATTATAATCATTGTAGTTGTACTAATAACTACAGTCATCGAGACATTCATATGAATATTTGTACGTCTAAGAAACCATTCAGAATGTGACGTCACGCGCAGACACACTCACGTGACCTCACGCGATTATGATGTCATATATTCCGCCATATTGGATGGTTAAACCTGGAAGTTGGCAGGTAGATTTGTACATATAATTACAGTCACATAACCGTGACATATTATGTGAGTATGCCTAAGAAACCCTTCAGAATGTAACGTCACGCGCAGACACACTCACGTTGTTCTGAGGATGAGCGATCCCAGGCGGGGCCGTGTCCGGGGTGAGGTGGGTGAGGATGACGCGGGGAGAGGCACATTCCTGCAGCATCACGTGATGAGGGCGTGGCTCGTCATCATACTGGAACTCCAGCTTCCCCACCATGTCGTCAGAAGAGGCGTCGGTCCGGCCGCCGGCTGACAGGATCTTGGTGACGATTTCCAGCATCCAGTTGGTCCCTGTAGGTTATACATTTAATAGCCTTGTGTCATCCTGGTCTAGTTCCAGTCCGATCCTATCTTTGGCAAAGTGACCAGAGGAGCGAATCGGAGATGGAAGGCTCAAGTTTGATACGTTCAGGACATGTactcatgtgtgtgtgtctgtgttcttttgtgtgtgtgtgttcttttgtgtgtgtgtatgtgtgtatgtgtgtgtgtgcgtgtttgtgcgcgcgcgtgtgtgtgtatgtgtgcatgcgAGTGTGTTGACATACATTACATATCTTCAgtgcttatatatatataatttgccTAGCCTGTGAGATTACAACAGTTGAAAGCAGCTACAGGTGTGGGTGTATTCTGTATATTAGTCACTACACTGTCGCACGCACCTGTTTTCGGAAAAGTCACTATGGCTATGTCGTCATCCCGGATGTCAAAGGTCGCCATGGCTTCTAAATTGGCCTCGGTAACAAACCGTGGATATCTGATGCCGTTGATAACATGAGTGAAGTCATCGTCGTCCAGGAAACTTGTATCTGCCTCTGCCATCTGGTATTCAAAGTTAACCATTGATTTAGTTAGttgattaagggttaatgacccgccccgatgCGTATCGatggtgtcataatgcctgATCCTtcgctataaccaccgaataaaaccaccttTACACCAGTACCTCCCTTGCAAACGTTATGCCCATGCATTCATTGATCGAGCACCAGGGTTTATTTTGTGAATGGTTTATAAAACAAACACAAGCTCTCCAATGATGTCACATCAAATGCCATACTATAAACGCCAGAACAGACACCACAAATGCCCAGTTTTCCTCCGTACcatcccgagtggaatgccgtACCTGGCACGCTTGTGACAGCTCCCACCGCTGTTAAATTCCGTGCCAGGCTGGTGGcatgcccgccctaacccgccAACTCAACTTTACCCCCACAAACTTTGACCCTAATGGGGTTATTTTGGGGTATcctaccctgggtgccagacaggatcgggtagctagcgagttttgttcggggagtcaaggcagtcagcccgcctatctcacattagcgctccggggagtttaagcccgaaggagttatcgctacccttttccGAAAAGGGCAGGTGGACGTAACGttaatcgggcttaaactccccggggtgCTAATAGTAGATAGGCGGACCTGGCTGTTTTGGGCcgccgaataaactgtcctagctgccctatcccggctggcccccagggtagggGTATCCCATATGTAGATGTAGGTACTTGCCGTCCTTGATAATACCGCTGCAGTAGATGCACAATGGGTAATTCTTACCCCGCCCTTTCTGTAGTCGTAGGTGTACGTTGTCGACGTCACTAGTGGACAGTACGTTAATATTTGAGACGCCACTAGTGGACAGTACGTTAATATTTGACAGAAGGTGAAGGGTCAGTAGGGCAGGGTTCAAAAGTTCTTTATTTGTCACTCAACCCCCCATCACAGAAGTAATACGGCGGTATTATTATAGCGAATAGATGACTAAGATGATCACACGATATTTATGGTAGGGTTATGCCAGATCGCAATTGATGTTTTCAGATCGCAATTGATGTCGGACCAGTTAGACTTGTCAGTTCGTACGCATGAACCCCACTGCTATATTGCTTCCCCCCTTTCCTCTCTCTCAAgagtctttctttcttcaatcTCTGAGCACGATATCCATGTGCGGCTCATTTTGTCATTGCTCACAGACTGGTGTGGGAACCACTGAAAGCATTAGAGTCTACTGGATCACTACATTCGAACTCGCGTCACCAACTCCCGAACCAATCGCACTATAGCTACCAGCAAATCTAAAAGGTCCGGACCAGTAAGACTATtcagttggtggcgcttgaaaCCCACCGTTACCTGACCGTCATGTCAGATTAGGCACGTGACACGGGGCTCGATTAGCAACACAGCGACGCACAAATAAAGACACGTTTTGAACCTTGT
Coding sequences within it:
- the LOC118424736 gene encoding sulfotransferase 6B1-like isoform X3; this encodes MYIQSTGDVDKVHLRLQTEAAGLELFIVRRILYCVQKSLLCISTAQVSSRTMAEATASFMDDDNFTHVVTEGIRYPPFVTEANLEAMATFDIRDDDIAIVTFPKTGTNWMLEIITKILSAGGRTDASSDDMVGKLEFTYPHEPRPHHVMLQECASPRVILTHLTPDTAPPGIAHPQNNVKVIVVMRNPKDTAVSFFHFEQKMRSRLGKQAHHSWDEYFMQNFLPGNHPFGCYFDHILGWWERRDDPHFLFLKYEDMKQDLPKAVKTVAAFLQVKLDDASIETIAHACTFSSMKASLDNSRYRGRAVNARKGIVGDWKTMFTDEQSRLLDSNCKTKLEGTGLQFNFE
- the LOC118424736 gene encoding sulfotransferase 6B1-like isoform X2, whose product is MYIQSTGDVDKVHLRLQTEAAGLELFIVRRILYCVQKSLLCISTAQVSSRTMAEATASFMDDDNFTHVVTEGIRYPPFVTEANLEAMATFDIRDDDIAIVTFPKTGTNWMLEIITKILSAGGRTDASSDDMVGKLEFTYPHEPRPHHVMLQECASPRVILTHLTPDTAPPGIAHPQNNVKVIVVMRNPKDTAVSFFHFEQKMRSRLGKQAHHSWDEYFMQNFLPGNHPFGCYFDHILGWWERRDDPHFLFLKYEDMKQDLPKAVKTVAAILQVKLDDASIETIAHACTFSSMKSTLDNSRYDDRTLMARKGIVGDWKTMFTDEQSRLLDSNCKTKLEGTGLQFNFE
- the LOC118424736 gene encoding sulfotransferase 6B1-like isoform X6, translated to MYIQSTGDVDKVHLRLQTEAAGLELFIVRRILYCVQKSLLCISTAQVSSRTMAEATASFMDDDNFTHVVTEGIRYPPFVTEANLEAMATFDIRDDDIAIVTFPKTGTNWMLEIITKILSAGGRTDASSDDMVGKLEFTYPHEPRPHHVMLQECASPRVILTHLTPDTAPPGIAHPQNNVKVIVVMRNPKDTAVSYFHFLEKISFQTGQKRFPSWGEFFQLFMSGKYNFGCYFDHILGWWQKRDDPHFLFLKYENMKQDLPKAVKTVAAFLQVKLDDASIETIAHACTFSSMKASLDNSRYRGRAVNARKGIVGDWKTMFTDEQSRLLDSNCKTKLEGTGLQFNFE
- the LOC118424736 gene encoding sulfotransferase 6B1-like isoform X4, producing MYIQSTGDVDKVHLRLQTEAAGLELFIVRRILYCVQKSLLCISTAQVSSRTMAEATASFMDDDNFTHVVTEGIRYPPFVTEANLEAMATFDIRDDDIAIVTFPKTGTNWMLEIITKILSAGGRTDASSDDMVGKLEFTYPHEPRPHHVMLQECASPRVILTHLTPDTAPPGIAHPQNNVKVIVVMRNPKDTAVSYFHFLEKISFQTGQKRFPSWGEFFQLFMSGKSNFGCYFDHVLSWWQRRDDPHFLFLKYEDMKQDLPKAVKTVAEFLQVKLDDASIETIAHACTFSNMKAALDNSRYDGRTLNARKGIVGDWKTIFTDEQSRLLDLKCKTKLEGTGLQFNFE
- the LOC118424736 gene encoding sulfotransferase 6B1-like isoform X5 gives rise to the protein MYIQSTGDVDKVHLRLQTEAAGLELFIVRRILYCVQKSLLCISTAQVSSRTMAEATASFMDDDNFTHVVTEGIRYPPFVTEANLEAMATFDIRDDDIAIVTFPKTGTNWMLEIITKILSAGGRTDASSDDMVGKLEFTYPHEPRPHHVMLQECASPRVILTHLTPDTAPPGIAHPQNNVKVIVVMRNPKDTAVSYFHFLEKISFQTGQKRFPSWGEFFQLFMSGKSNFGCYFDHVLSWWQRRDDPHFLFLKYEDMKQDLPKAVKTVAAFLQVKLDDASIETIAHACTFSSMKASLDNSRYRGRAVNARKGIVGDWKTMFTDEQSRLLDSNCKTKLEGTGLQFNFE
- the LOC118424736 gene encoding sulfotransferase 6B1-like isoform X1, whose translation is MYIQSTGDVDKVHLRLQTEAAGLELFIVRRILYCVQKSLLCISTAQVSSRTMAEATASFMDDDNFTHVVTEGIRYPPFVTEANLEAMATFDIRDDDIAIVTFPKTGTNWMLEIITKILSAGGRTDASSDDMVGKLEFTYPHEPRPHHVMLQECASPRVILTHLTPDTAPPGIAHPQNNVKVIVVMRNPKDTAVSFFHFEQKMRSRLGKQAHHSWDEYFMQNFLPGNHPFGCYFDHILGWWERRDDPHFLFLKYEDMKQDLPKAVKTVAAILQVKLDDASIETIAHACTFSSMKSTLDNSRYDDRTLMARKGIVGDWKTMFTDEQSRLLDLKCKTKLEGTGLQFNFE
- the LOC118424736 gene encoding sulfotransferase 6B1-like isoform X7; its protein translation is MYIQSTGDVDKVHLRLQTEAAGLELFIVRRILYCVQKSLLCISTAQVSSRTMAEATASFMDDDNFTHVVTEGIRYPPFVTEANLEAMATFDIRDDDIAIVTFPKTGTNWMLEIITKILSAGGRTDASSDDMVGKLEFTYPHEPRPHHVMLQECASPRVILTHLTPDTAPPGIAHPQNNVKVIVVMRNPKDTAVSYFHFLEKISFQTGQKRFPSWGEFFQLFMSGKSNFGCYFDHVLSWWQRRDDPHFLFLKYEDMKQDLPKAVKTVAEFLQVKLDDASIETIAHACTFSNMKAALDNSRYCWRLEDDIYRRAKQAARLEMQDKAGGNWTSV
- the LOC118424745 gene encoding sulfotransferase 6B1-like; the protein is MAEADTSFLDDDDFTHVINGIRYPRFVTEANLEAMATFDIRDDDIAIVTFPKTGTNWMLEIVTKILSAGGRTDASSDDMVGKLEFQYDDEPRPHHVMLQECASPRVILTHLTPDTAPPGIAHPQNNVKVIVVMRNPKDTAVSYFHFGQKLRSHFARKTPPSWDEFFQLFLAGKYTFGCYFDHVLGWWQKRDDPHFLFLKYEDMKQDLPKAVKTVAAFLQVKLDDASIETIAHACTFSNMKSTLDNSRYEDRTLMARKGIVGDWKTMFTEEQSRLLDSKCKKKLEGTGLQFNFE